In Cyanobium sp. AMD-g, one genomic interval encodes:
- the psaK gene encoding photosystem I reaction center subunit PsaK, translated as MIAPLLAMAPASISWSPKVALVMIVCNVIAIAIGKVTIQQQNVGLQLPNNSFFGGFSHGAMLGTTSLGHILGMGAILGLASRGVL; from the coding sequence ATGATCGCTCCCCTCCTGGCCATGGCTCCCGCGTCGATCAGCTGGTCTCCCAAGGTGGCCCTGGTCATGATCGTGTGCAACGTCATCGCCATCGCCATCGGCAAGGTCACCATCCAGCAGCAGAACGTGGGTCTGCAACTGCCCAACAACTCCTTCTTCGGCGGTTTCAGCCACGGCGCCATGCTCGGCACCACCAGCCTGGGACACATCCTCGGCATGGGAGCGATCCTGGGTCTGGCCTCCCGCGGCGTCCTCTGA
- a CDS encoding DUF3593 domain-containing protein — MSLPLADWFQRLGGVDPAPFFVLSLLPYLAFLWWAQKVRAFPRLALRGFQLTLLFVAVTIVAAVVAQQAFGRQLADVDPLHGGAEAFLTLSNLVVLLGFRPRQEPPLPGEQVLRGRGAAPPDPEDGASASAS, encoded by the coding sequence ATGAGCCTGCCACTGGCCGACTGGTTTCAGCGCCTCGGCGGCGTGGATCCGGCACCGTTCTTTGTGCTCTCGCTCCTGCCCTACCTGGCCTTTCTGTGGTGGGCGCAGAAGGTGCGGGCGTTTCCGCGCCTGGCCTTACGCGGCTTCCAGCTGACGCTGCTGTTCGTGGCGGTCACGATCGTCGCCGCCGTGGTGGCCCAGCAGGCCTTCGGCCGTCAGCTGGCGGACGTGGATCCCCTCCACGGTGGCGCCGAAGCCTTCCTGACCCTCAGCAACCTGGTGGTGCTGCTGGGATTTCGGCCCCGGCAGGAGCCACCACTCCCAGGTGAACAAGTCTTAAGGGGGCGGGGCGCAGCTCCCCCTGACCCGGAAGATGGGGCGTCAGCAAGTGCATCATGA
- a CDS encoding DUF2499 domain-containing protein has translation MHALSLPTWWIHITSVLEWGLAILAVQAYGRLRREGGWRWLALAMVPALVSAMAACTWHLFDNSEALKGLVVLQAGLTALGNGALALAAWNLLRLQRLASEEGPP, from the coding sequence ATGCACGCGCTGTCGCTGCCCACCTGGTGGATCCACATCACATCGGTGCTCGAGTGGGGGCTGGCGATCCTGGCCGTGCAGGCCTATGGGCGCCTGCGGCGGGAAGGGGGCTGGCGCTGGCTGGCCCTGGCCATGGTGCCAGCCCTGGTGAGCGCCATGGCGGCCTGCACCTGGCATCTGTTCGACAACAGCGAGGCCCTCAAGGGGTTGGTGGTGTTGCAAGCCGGTCTCACCGCCCTGGGTAACGGGGCCCTGGCCCTGGCCGCCTGGAACCTGCTGCGTCTGCAGAGGCTGGCTTCGGAGGAAGGCCCCCCATGA
- the csaB gene encoding polysaccharide pyruvyl transferase CsaB yields the protein MRALICGYYGEHNLGDDALLQVLLGQLPAGCVPLVTAHDQDLVRDRFGVETTDRRRLAGVIAALGRCQALVLGGGSLLQDTTSFQSLLYYGALMLAARLRGQPVILWGQGLGPLRRRRSRALVRRLLPLATAISWRDAASAAQARAWGVEASVGSDPVWALPAQPWSGRGGPIVLCFRPVQQLSGAAWIPYLQALERLAVAADREVLWLPFHQDQDRGLLARLIQQDLLGEALASRSRELAVQTPEDAMDAFRQAGLVLAMRLHGLILAALAGSPCAALSYDPKVAAAAAGIGCPCQELEAPSDGQLQATWAAVLDTPPAAAGIAALQRSSQVHREVLAALQT from the coding sequence ATGCGAGCTCTGATCTGCGGCTACTACGGCGAGCACAACCTTGGTGATGACGCCCTGCTGCAGGTGTTGCTGGGCCAGCTGCCGGCCGGTTGCGTTCCGCTGGTCACGGCCCACGACCAGGATCTGGTGCGCGACCGTTTCGGGGTGGAGACCACCGACCGCCGCCGGCTGGCTGGTGTGATCGCCGCCCTCGGTCGCTGTCAGGCCCTGGTGCTCGGCGGCGGCAGCCTGCTGCAGGACACCACCAGCTTTCAGAGCCTCCTGTACTACGGCGCCCTGATGCTGGCGGCCCGGCTTCGGGGCCAACCCGTGATCCTCTGGGGCCAGGGACTGGGTCCCCTGCGCCGCCGCCGCAGCCGTGCCCTGGTGCGGCGCTTGCTGCCCCTGGCGACGGCGATCAGCTGGCGGGACGCCGCGTCTGCCGCCCAGGCAAGGGCCTGGGGGGTGGAGGCGTCCGTCGGCAGTGACCCGGTCTGGGCACTGCCGGCCCAGCCCTGGAGTGGCCGCGGTGGCCCGATCGTGCTCTGCTTCCGGCCGGTGCAGCAGCTGAGCGGTGCAGCCTGGATCCCCTACCTGCAGGCCCTCGAGCGGCTGGCGGTGGCGGCCGATCGGGAGGTGCTCTGGCTGCCCTTCCATCAGGATCAGGACCGGGGTCTGCTGGCGCGTCTGATCCAGCAGGATCTGCTGGGCGAGGCTCTCGCCAGCCGCAGCCGGGAACTGGCGGTGCAGACCCCCGAAGACGCCATGGACGCCTTCCGTCAGGCCGGTCTGGTGCTGGCCATGCGTCTGCATGGGTTGATCCTGGCCGCCCTGGCCGGCAGTCCCTGCGCCGCCCTCAGCTATGACCCCAAGGTGGCCGCTGCGGCGGCGGGGATCGGTTGTCCCTGCCAGGAACTCGAAGCCCCCAGCGATGGCCAACTCCAGGCCACCTGGGCCGCCGTTCTTGACACGCCGCCTGCGGCCGCTGGCATCGCGGCCCTGCAACGCAGCAGCCAGGTGCACCGGGAGGTGCTGGCGGCCCTGCAGACCTGA
- a CDS encoding metallophosphoesterase, with amino-acid sequence MGQRMGDVHRRTPVDLVLLAGDNIYPSDDLALVESTFRRPYNALLQAGVPFHAVLGNHDIRIANGDQQIAYKPFGMNGRWYTLQRGPVQFFLLDTNVNAPWQHQRPWLQHALAASTAPWKVVVGHHPMRSAGFYGDDPAAIARLAPLFRRYGVQLYINGHDHHDERTRPIDGTTYLTVGNGGAQLRAVLPNANTARALSTYGFAELSATGDRLRIDAWGSQGRRIDQAELLRSD; translated from the coding sequence GTGGGCCAGCGCATGGGCGATGTCCATCGACGCACGCCGGTGGATCTGGTGCTCCTGGCAGGCGACAACATCTACCCCTCCGACGACCTGGCGCTGGTGGAGAGCACCTTCCGCCGTCCGTACAACGCCTTGCTGCAGGCCGGGGTGCCCTTCCACGCGGTGCTCGGCAACCACGACATCCGTATCGCCAACGGCGACCAGCAGATCGCCTACAAGCCCTTCGGCATGAATGGCCGCTGGTACACCCTGCAGCGCGGCCCGGTGCAGTTCTTTCTGCTGGACACCAACGTCAACGCCCCCTGGCAACATCAGCGACCCTGGCTGCAGCACGCCCTGGCCGCCAGCACGGCCCCCTGGAAGGTGGTGGTGGGGCACCATCCGATGCGCTCGGCCGGCTTTTATGGCGATGATCCGGCCGCCATCGCCAGGCTCGCGCCCCTGTTCCGCCGCTACGGCGTGCAGCTCTACATCAATGGCCACGACCACCACGACGAGCGCACCCGCCCGATCGATGGCACCACCTACCTCACGGTGGGCAACGGCGGCGCCCAGCTGCGGGCCGTGCTGCCCAACGCCAACACCGCCCGGGCCCTGAGCACCTACGGCTTCGCCGAACTGAGCGCCACCGGCGACCGGTTACGCATCGACGCCTGGGGCAGCCAGGGGCGGCGCATCGACCAGGCTGAACTGCTGCGGTCCGACTGA
- a CDS encoding peroxiredoxin — protein MERRAFLGGTCVAAIGLLIRPHPAAAMGGTLPDIGKPAPTIDLDGVAPGPDGAVSPTHLSTADFRGRWLALYFYPKDFTSGCTLEARGFQRDLASFRARNAEVVGVSADDAEAHLSFCGSEGLAYPLLSDPGGVVSRRYGSWQAPFSSRHTFLIDPDGVLRATWVAVRPSGHSQEVLAELSRLQGETGQ, from the coding sequence GTGGAGCGTCGCGCGTTTTTAGGCGGAACATGTGTTGCGGCCATCGGCCTGCTGATCCGTCCGCACCCAGCCGCTGCCATGGGTGGCACCTTGCCGGACATCGGCAAGCCAGCTCCGACCATTGATCTGGACGGTGTGGCTCCCGGGCCGGACGGGGCCGTGAGCCCGACCCACCTGTCCACGGCTGATTTTCGCGGTCGCTGGCTGGCCCTTTATTTCTACCCCAAGGATTTCACCAGCGGCTGCACGCTCGAGGCCCGCGGCTTCCAGCGCGACCTCGCCAGCTTCCGCGCCAGGAATGCTGAAGTGGTGGGCGTCAGTGCCGATGACGCCGAGGCCCATCTTTCGTTCTGTGGCAGCGAAGGCCTGGCCTATCCGCTGCTCTCCGATCCCGGCGGTGTCGTCAGTCGCCGCTACGGCTCCTGGCAGGCCCCCTTCTCGTCACGCCACACCTTCCTGATCGACCCGGACGGCGTGCTGCGGGCCACCTGGGTGGCGGTCAGGCCCTCCGGCCACAGCCAGGAGGTGCTGGCGGAGCTGTCCCGGCTTCAGGGGGAAACGGGCCAGTGA
- the rpmB gene encoding 50S ribosomal protein L28 has product MSRVCQLTGKRANNGMAVSHSHVRTKKLQQVNLQERRLWWAEGKRFIKLRVSTKALKTIQKKGLGAYAKELGVNLAKI; this is encoded by the coding sequence ATGTCCCGGGTCTGTCAGCTCACCGGCAAGCGCGCCAACAACGGCATGGCCGTCAGCCATTCCCACGTGCGCACCAAGAAGCTGCAGCAGGTGAACCTGCAGGAACGGCGGCTGTGGTGGGCCGAGGGCAAGCGTTTCATCAAACTGCGGGTGTCCACCAAGGCCCTGAAAACCATCCAGAAAAAAGGCCTTGGTGCCTACGCCAAGGAACTGGGTGTCAATCTGGCCAAGATCTGA
- a CDS encoding ABC transporter ATP-binding protein: MSSRSDAGLELRQLGREVGGRCLLDRLDLQVAPGECVALLGPSGCGKSTTLRLVAGLDPASGGQVLLDGVDLSGRSPGERQVAMVFQSYALYPHLSVEGNLDLGLKVRGMAHRERQRRIDATLELLQLGELRLRRPAQLSGGQRQRVALARALLRQPRIVLLDEPMSNLDAQLREDLRPELRRLLCGREQPVIYVTHDQQEAVGMADRIALLDAGRLQQVGSPRELYTNPANRFVAAFLGRPAINLLRIEPGRQLGLRPEHLRLGDDGPVAARLLRREWWGHQQLLWFDSQWGTLRVLTAPEAPLPPEPRLGWQRQHELWFDPESGARLAA, from the coding sequence ATGAGCTCCCGCTCCGACGCCGGTCTGGAACTGCGGCAGCTGGGCCGGGAGGTGGGCGGTCGGTGCCTGCTGGATCGCCTCGACCTGCAGGTCGCCCCCGGCGAATGCGTCGCCCTTCTCGGACCCAGCGGCTGCGGCAAATCCACCACCCTGCGCCTGGTGGCCGGCCTGGATCCGGCCAGCGGCGGACAGGTGTTGCTGGACGGGGTGGATCTCAGCGGCCGAAGCCCGGGTGAACGGCAGGTGGCGATGGTGTTCCAGAGCTATGCCCTCTACCCCCACCTGAGTGTGGAGGGCAACCTCGACCTGGGCCTGAAGGTGCGCGGCATGGCCCACCGCGAGCGCCAGCGGCGCATCGATGCCACCCTTGAACTGCTCCAACTGGGCGAACTGCGCCTGCGGCGGCCCGCCCAGCTCTCCGGCGGCCAGCGCCAGCGGGTGGCCCTGGCCCGGGCGTTGCTGCGCCAACCACGGATCGTGCTGCTCGATGAGCCGATGAGCAACCTCGATGCCCAGCTGCGGGAGGACCTGCGGCCGGAACTGCGCCGGCTGCTGTGCGGCCGCGAGCAGCCGGTGATCTACGTCACCCACGACCAGCAGGAGGCCGTGGGCATGGCCGACCGCATCGCCCTGCTCGACGCCGGTCGGCTGCAGCAGGTGGGCAGCCCCAGGGAGCTCTACACCAACCCCGCCAACCGATTCGTCGCCGCCTTCCTGGGGCGGCCGGCGATCAACCTGCTGAGGATCGAGCCCGGGCGTCAGCTCGGCCTGCGGCCCGAGCACCTGCGCCTGGGCGACGATGGGCCTGTCGCGGCACGGCTGTTACGCCGGGAGTGGTGGGGCCACCAGCAACTCCTCTGGTTCGACAGCCAGTGGGGCACCCTGCGGGTGCTCACCGCGCCGGAGGCGCCGTTGCCCCCGGAACCGCGCCTGGGCTGGCAGCGGCAGCATGAGCTGTGGTTCGATCCCGAGAGCGGCGCCAGGCTCGCTGCCTGA
- a CDS encoding carbohydrate ABC transporter permease: MRLLVLLWSLGPLLWQLRTSLLRPEALVAPLLEGNRWTLANYQLVLSGDPPFWRYLANSTLVGLATTLLTLLLAVPCAYGLHKERGPLRWGVGLALVAAAMFPTVLLFLALLEIARSFGLANNLLALSLPYTALSLPLAVLLLRAAFADLPGELEDAARLEGLGLGQRLRFVLLPLLGPALASTAILVFLASWNEYAIALTWISRSDLLTLPIAIARIGGGSVFTIPYGAFAAATVLGSLPLLLLVLLAQRSIVSGLTRGAVKG, from the coding sequence ATGAGGCTGCTCGTACTGCTCTGGAGCCTGGGTCCCCTGCTCTGGCAGCTGCGCACCTCCCTGCTGCGCCCGGAGGCCCTGGTGGCGCCGCTGCTCGAAGGCAACCGCTGGACGCTGGCCAACTACCAACTGGTGCTCTCCGGAGACCCCCCCTTCTGGCGGTACCTGGCCAACAGCACCCTGGTGGGACTGGCCACCACCCTGCTCACCCTGCTGCTGGCGGTGCCCTGCGCCTACGGCTTGCACAAAGAACGCGGCCCCTTGCGCTGGGGGGTGGGCCTGGCCCTGGTGGCGGCGGCCATGTTCCCCACCGTGCTGCTGTTTCTGGCGCTGCTGGAGATCGCCCGCAGCTTCGGCCTGGCCAACAACCTGCTCGCCCTCAGCCTGCCGTACACAGCCCTGTCGCTGCCCCTGGCGGTTCTGCTGCTGCGGGCCGCCTTCGCCGACCTTCCCGGAGAGCTGGAGGATGCGGCGCGACTCGAGGGGCTGGGGCTGGGGCAACGGCTCCGCTTCGTGCTGTTGCCCCTGCTGGGGCCGGCCCTGGCCAGTACCGCCATCCTGGTGTTCCTGGCCAGCTGGAACGAGTACGCCATCGCCCTCACCTGGATCAGCCGCAGTGATCTGCTCACCCTGCCGATCGCCATTGCCCGGATCGGGGGCGGCTCGGTGTTCACCATCCCCTACGGAGCCTTCGCCGCTGCCACCGTTCTGGGCAGCCTGCCCCTGCTGCTGCTGGTGTTGCTGGCCCAGAGGTCGATCGTCTCGGGACTCACCCGCGGGGCGGTGAAGGGATGA
- a CDS encoding carbohydrate ABC transporter permease, whose protein sequence is MKSRTVTLLLMLPALLLLAAVFLYPLLRYGWLSLQASSVLTGLVPVPNGGANWRRLLEDARFWTDAGQTLRFALCSVALELLGGLALALLLHRPLRGRGALRALTLLPWALPTTVMALGWRWIFNDPHGPLNAAIRSVGGSSYGFLSTPSTTWFFVVLADVWKTMPFVALLLLAGLQTIPADLEEALRLEGASRLQILRRLTLPLLVPYLSLALLFRLAQALGVFDLIQVLTGGGPAGSTESLALYAYLNAMRFLDFGYASTVMLATFLLLLVSLGGGWLLLRRHGLERTTERAA, encoded by the coding sequence ATGAAATCCCGCACGGTCACCCTGCTGTTGATGCTGCCGGCCTTGCTGCTGCTGGCGGCGGTGTTCCTCTACCCCCTGCTGCGCTACGGCTGGCTGAGCCTGCAGGCCAGCTCGGTGCTCACCGGCCTCGTGCCCGTTCCGAATGGTGGCGCCAACTGGCGGCGGCTGCTCGAAGACGCCCGGTTCTGGACGGATGCGGGCCAGACCCTGCGCTTCGCCCTCTGCTCGGTGGCCCTGGAACTGCTGGGGGGCCTCGCCCTCGCCCTGCTGCTGCACCGCCCCCTGCGGGGTCGGGGAGCTCTGCGGGCCCTGACCCTGCTGCCCTGGGCCCTGCCCACCACGGTGATGGCCCTGGGCTGGCGCTGGATCTTCAACGATCCCCACGGTCCGCTCAACGCTGCCATCCGCTCCGTGGGCGGCAGCAGCTACGGCTTCCTCTCCACCCCGTCCACCACCTGGTTCTTCGTGGTGCTGGCGGATGTCTGGAAGACGATGCCGTTCGTGGCCCTGCTGCTGCTGGCGGGACTGCAGACCATTCCGGCGGATCTGGAGGAAGCCCTGCGCCTGGAGGGGGCCAGCCGCCTCCAGATCCTGCGCCGCCTCACCCTGCCCCTGCTGGTGCCCTACCTCAGCCTGGCGCTGCTGTTCCGGCTCGCCCAGGCCCTCGGTGTCTTCGACCTGATCCAGGTGCTCACAGGCGGGGGGCCGGCCGGCAGCACCGAGAGCCTGGCCCTCTATGCCTATCTCAATGCGATGCGGTTCCTTGATTTCGGCTACGCCAGCACCGTCATGCTCGCCACCTTCCTGCTGTTGCTGGTGTCCCTGGGTGGCGGCTGGCTGCTGCTGCGGCGCCACGGCCTGGAGCGCACCACGGAGCGGGCGGCATGA
- a CDS encoding extracellular solute-binding protein, with the protein MAARPTFSSLRRQPAVVGLLAVLLLVLLSASGQRSVQTVAAEPVPIRVLMPAPLADAVAGPVARFNTSGAGVAVEVIRGPLDTETISDLAISSLLLGEAPFDLLLVDVSWLPKYVAAGWFVPLERWFGPEVLAAMEPGARLGNGLGEHLWRMPLTGDTGLLYWRTDLMPRPPRDTAELVAISRDLQRRGRVRWGYLWQGRQYEGLSCVMVEMLQGFGARWWDDATERTELDTPQAVAATAWLDGLLRDGVSPRAVANYAENDALQSFAAGEAAFLRNWPYAWREIEKGDGPVKGKVGVTAMVGAPGEQGGGTLGTWGLSLIKGSPHPEEAVAVIRWLTSPEVQRQLALEQGYAPTWSRLYDDPDLQRRAPLLAVQRQALQHPQLRPPTPAYAQLSDLLARQVNGMLTGQAGPDQTMATAQRQSLQVLRSLAGPPGNGSADP; encoded by the coding sequence ATGGCGGCCCGCCCCACTTTCTCCAGCCTGCGGCGGCAGCCCGCCGTTGTGGGTCTGCTGGCGGTTCTGCTGCTGGTGCTGCTCTCCGCCAGCGGCCAGAGGTCAGTGCAGACGGTCGCGGCGGAGCCGGTGCCGATCCGGGTGCTGATGCCCGCCCCCCTGGCCGATGCGGTGGCGGGCCCTGTGGCGCGCTTCAACACCAGCGGCGCCGGTGTGGCGGTGGAGGTGATTCGTGGCCCCCTGGACACCGAGACCATCTCCGATCTGGCCATCAGCAGCCTGCTGCTGGGGGAGGCCCCGTTCGATCTGCTGTTGGTGGATGTCAGCTGGCTGCCGAAGTACGTGGCCGCTGGCTGGTTCGTGCCGTTGGAGCGCTGGTTCGGCCCGGAGGTGCTGGCGGCCATGGAGCCCGGCGCCCGCCTGGGCAATGGCCTGGGCGAGCACCTCTGGCGCATGCCCCTCACCGGCGACACGGGCCTGCTTTACTGGCGCACCGATCTGATGCCACGCCCGCCCCGGGACACGGCGGAGTTGGTGGCCATCTCCCGCGACCTGCAGCGCCGCGGCAGGGTGCGCTGGGGCTACCTCTGGCAGGGGCGCCAGTACGAGGGGCTGAGCTGCGTGATGGTGGAGATGCTGCAGGGCTTCGGCGCCCGCTGGTGGGATGACGCCACCGAACGCACCGAGCTGGACACACCGCAGGCCGTGGCGGCCACCGCCTGGCTGGATGGCCTGCTGCGCGATGGGGTGAGCCCCAGGGCGGTGGCCAATTACGCCGAGAACGATGCCCTGCAGTCCTTTGCCGCCGGTGAGGCCGCCTTTCTGCGCAACTGGCCCTACGCCTGGCGGGAGATCGAGAAGGGCGACGGGCCGGTGAAAGGCAAGGTGGGCGTCACCGCGATGGTGGGCGCCCCGGGGGAGCAGGGAGGGGGCACCCTGGGCACCTGGGGGCTGTCCCTGATCAAGGGCAGCCCCCATCCTGAGGAGGCGGTGGCGGTGATCCGCTGGCTCACCAGCCCGGAGGTGCAGCGCCAGCTGGCCCTTGAGCAGGGCTATGCCCCCACCTGGAGCCGGCTCTATGACGACCCGGACCTGCAGCGCCGCGCGCCGCTGCTGGCGGTGCAGCGGCAGGCCCTGCAACATCCCCAGCTGCGGCCGCCCACGCCGGCCTATGCCCAGCTCAGCGACCTGCTGGCCCGACAGGTGAACGGCATGCTCACCGGCCAGGCAGGGCCCGACCAGACCATGGCCACCGCCCAGCGCCAGAGCCTGCAGGTGCTGCGCTCCCTGGCCGGTCCCCCGGGGAATGGATCGGCAGACCCATGA
- the htpG gene encoding molecular chaperone HtpG has product MTVLEQGQIQIHTENIFPIIKKAVYSGHEVFLRELVSNGVDAISKRRMAAMAGDCSEGTEGFIAIRIDREAKTLTISDNGIGMTADEVKRYINQVAFSSAEDFLEKYKSESDAIIGHFGLGFYSSFMVASRVELVSLSARPDAEAVRWSCDGSPNFSLEAAERSEPGTDVILHLMEEELEYIEPSRIRTLITTYCDFLPVAVQLDGDTVNKREAPWRQSPRDLSDDDYIALYRYLYPFQGDPLLWVHLNTDYPYNLQGILYFPRITGRADWEKGEIRLYCNQVFVSDSIKEVVPRYLLPLRGVIDSPDIPLNVSRSALQTDRRVRSIGGFVAKKVGDRLKELHRDEPARYAEIWDSLAPFIKIGAMEDEKFAEQVADLILYGTTAAAAEPAEDDEQATGLDPVATDGRTYTTLAGYRGRLSGDNTDRILYCTDEAGQAGALALWKGQGAEVLLADTLIDSQFIPWLEARHGDLRFQRVDAELDASLHEPESELADADGKDSGEKLRDLFKAALDDNRITIQVQSLKGEGSPAALILLPEQMRRLNDMGALMEQRLPGLPDHHVLLVNRRHPLVEGLLKLSSGAVITGSDTTSPSRKLAEDLSRHIYEMARLAVGGLEPNQLAGFQQRSSDLMGQLMQRGL; this is encoded by the coding sequence ATGACGGTGCTGGAACAGGGCCAGATTCAGATCCACACCGAGAACATCTTCCCGATCATCAAGAAGGCCGTCTATTCCGGCCATGAGGTGTTCCTGCGGGAGCTGGTGAGCAATGGGGTGGATGCGATCAGCAAGCGCCGCATGGCCGCCATGGCCGGCGATTGCAGCGAAGGCACCGAAGGGTTCATCGCCATCCGTATCGACCGGGAAGCAAAGACCCTCACGATCAGCGACAACGGCATCGGCATGACCGCCGATGAGGTGAAGCGCTACATCAACCAGGTGGCCTTCTCCAGCGCCGAGGACTTCCTCGAGAAGTACAAGAGCGAGAGCGACGCCATCATCGGCCACTTCGGCCTGGGCTTCTACTCCAGTTTCATGGTGGCCTCCCGGGTGGAGCTGGTCAGCCTGAGCGCCAGGCCGGATGCCGAGGCGGTGCGCTGGAGCTGCGATGGCTCCCCCAACTTCAGCCTCGAGGCTGCCGAGCGCTCCGAACCCGGCACAGATGTGATCCTGCACCTGATGGAGGAGGAGCTGGAGTACATCGAGCCCTCCAGGATTCGCACCCTGATCACCACCTACTGCGACTTCCTGCCGGTGGCGGTGCAGCTCGATGGCGATACGGTCAACAAGCGGGAGGCACCCTGGCGCCAGAGCCCCCGTGACCTCAGCGACGACGATTACATCGCCCTCTACCGCTATCTGTACCCGTTTCAGGGGGATCCCCTGCTCTGGGTGCACCTCAACACCGACTATCCCTACAACCTGCAGGGCATTCTTTATTTCCCCAGGATCACCGGGAGGGCCGACTGGGAGAAGGGCGAGATCCGCCTCTACTGCAACCAGGTGTTCGTCAGCGATTCGATCAAGGAGGTCGTTCCCCGCTACCTGCTCCCCCTGCGCGGCGTGATCGATTCCCCCGACATCCCCCTCAACGTGAGCCGCAGCGCCCTGCAGACCGACCGCCGGGTGCGCTCCATCGGTGGCTTCGTGGCCAAGAAGGTGGGCGACCGGCTCAAGGAGCTGCACCGCGACGAACCGGCCCGCTACGCGGAGATCTGGGATTCGCTGGCCCCCTTCATCAAGATCGGCGCCATGGAGGATGAGAAATTCGCTGAGCAGGTGGCGGATCTGATCCTCTACGGCACCACCGCGGCAGCGGCCGAACCGGCTGAGGACGACGAGCAGGCCACCGGTCTCGACCCGGTCGCCACCGATGGCCGCACCTACACCACCCTGGCCGGTTACCGGGGCCGCCTGAGCGGCGACAACACCGATCGGATCCTGTACTGCACCGATGAGGCCGGCCAGGCCGGGGCCCTGGCCCTGTGGAAGGGGCAGGGGGCGGAGGTGCTGCTGGCCGACACCCTGATCGATTCCCAGTTCATCCCCTGGCTGGAAGCCCGCCACGGCGACCTGCGCTTCCAGCGGGTGGATGCGGAGCTCGACGCCAGCCTGCATGAGCCCGAAAGCGAGCTGGCCGATGCCGACGGCAAGGACAGCGGTGAGAAGCTCCGTGACCTTTTCAAGGCCGCCCTCGACGACAACAGGATCACCATCCAGGTGCAGTCGCTGAAGGGGGAAGGCTCACCGGCTGCCCTGATCCTGCTCCCGGAGCAGATGCGCCGTCTCAACGACATGGGAGCCCTGATGGAGCAGCGGCTGCCGGGCCTGCCCGACCACCATGTGCTGCTGGTCAACCGTCGCCATCCCCTGGTGGAAGGTCTGCTGAAGCTCTCCTCCGGTGCTGTCATCACCGGCTCCGACACCACCTCCCCCAGTCGGAAACTGGCGGAGGATCTCAGCCGCCACATCTATGAAATGGCCCGGTTAGCCGTGGGGGGTCTGGAGCCGAACCAACTGGCCGGCTTCCAGCAACGCAGTTCCGACCTGATGGGCCAGCTGATGCAGCGGGGCCTCTGA
- a CDS encoding ferredoxin family protein, with protein sequence MAHSIVTNVCEGVADCVDACPVACIHPGAGANSKGTAFYWIDFDTCIDCGICLQVCPVAGAILPEERPDLQKPGL encoded by the coding sequence ATGGCCCATTCGATCGTCACCAACGTCTGTGAGGGCGTGGCCGACTGCGTCGATGCCTGCCCGGTGGCCTGCATCCACCCCGGCGCAGGGGCGAACAGCAAGGGCACGGCCTTCTACTGGATCGATTTCGACACCTGCATCGACTGCGGCATCTGCCTGCAGGTGTGCCCGGTGGCGGGGGCGATCCTGCCCGAGGAGCGCCCCGACCTGCAGAAGCCCGGTCTTTGA